A single window of Engraulis encrasicolus isolate BLACKSEA-1 chromosome 20, IST_EnEncr_1.0, whole genome shotgun sequence DNA harbors:
- the dlb gene encoding delta-like protein B: MDYLRCLLAVSLVQIVASSGLFELKIHSFTTTRRYCRRARECNIFFRICLKHAEDVISAEPPCTFGTGQTNILHADQSSIANSVPIRVPFHFKWPGTFSLIIEAWNAESTTDHTENQNNLISRLATRRRLAIGENWSQDIHYGEHSEMRYSYHVACDEYYHGEDCSDYCRPRDDTLGHYTCDETGSRDCLEGWKGQYCSEPICSSDCSETHGYCESPGDCKCRLGWQGPHCTECVRYPGCLHGTCSQPWQCICKEGWGGLFCNQDLNYCTNHKPCANGATCTNTGQGSYTCTCRPGFGGSNCELEINECDCNPCKNGGSCNDLENDYSCTCPQGFYGKNCEIIAMTCADDPCFNGGTCTERVSGGYTCQCLPGFTGSNCEKRLDRCSHKPCANDGECVDLGDSVLCRCRPGFTGADCNMNIDDCAAVPCQNAGTCIDAINDYVCRCTLGFSGKNCSVRADACLNHQCQHGGTCYTHFSGPVCQCPPGFMGPSCEFPVRPTFERAYWRSQSSSQSSSSGLSPAALAATVILGIIAFGLAVCAVILHRRKRTKQIKRQQLCDSVFNDLESDSSNNYGSPYPDERGNFLGHGCGGGSGGLGLGGGSPVKVSNNRMSMPYLPSVADRVSPDFVWSSGMGLR; this comes from the exons ATGGATTACCTCAGATGCCTTCTTGCTGTATCGCTGGTCCAGATT GTGGCTTCATCGGGTCTGTTTGAGTTGAAAATCCATTCATTCACCACCACTCGACGTTACTGTAGGAGGGCGAGAGAATGTAACATCTTCTTCAGGATTTGTTTGAAACATGCCGAGGATGTAATATCGGCTGAGCCACCATGCACTTTTGGAACCGGACAAACAAACATTCTGCACGCGGATCAAAGCTCCATCGCCAACAGCGTGCCTATTCGAGTGCCTTTCCATTTCAAATGGCCG gGAACATTTTCTCTCATCATTGAAGCATGGAACGCAGAATCAACAACAGACCACACAG AAAATCAGAACAATCTCATCAGTCGGCTGGCTACCCGGAGGAGACTGGCAATTGGGGAGAACTGGTCCCAGGACATCCACTATGGGGAGCACAGCGAGATGCGCTACTCCTACCATGTGGCCTGCGATGAGTACTACCATGGGGAGGACTGCTCCGACTACTGCAGGCCTCGAGATGACACCCTGGGACACTACACCTGCGACGAGACCGGCTCCCGGGACTGCCTGGAGGGATGGAAAGGCCAATACTGCTCAGAAC cCATCTGCTCTTCAGACTGCAGCGAGACACATGGCTACTGCGAGTCCCCCGGGGACTGCAAGTGTCGGCTGGGGTGGCAGGGCCCCCACTGCACCGAGTGCGTGCGCTACCCGGGCTGCCTGCACGGCACCTGCAGCCAGCCGTGGCAGTGCATCTGCAAGGAGGGCTGGGGAGGCCTCTTCTGCAACCAGGACCTCAACTACTGCACCAACCACAAGCCCTGCGCCAACGGGGCCACCTGCACCAACACGGGCCAGGGCAGCTACACCTGCACGTGTAGACCCGGGTTCGGGGGCAGCAACTGCGAGCTGGAGATCAACGAGTGCGACTGCAACCCGTGCAAGAATGGGGGCAGCTGCAAT GACCTAGAGAACGACTACTCCTGCACGTGTCCCCAGGGCTTCTACGGTAAGAACTGTGAGATCATCGCCATGACGTGTGCGGACGACCCCTGCTTTAATGGCGGCACCTGTACGGAGAGGGTGTCGGGGGGCTACACCTGCCAGTGCCTGCCCGGCTTCACCGGATCCAACTGTGAGAAGAGGCTCGACCGCTGCAGCCACAAGCCCTGCGCCAACG ACGGTGAGTGCGTGGACCTGGGCGATAGCGTTCTGTGCCGCTGCCGGCCCGGTTTCACCGGCGCCGACTGCAACATGAACATAGACGACTGCGCGGCGGTGCCGTGCCAGAACGCCGGCACCTGCATCGACGCCATCAACGACTACGTGTGCCGCTGCACACTGGGATTCTCCGGCAAGAACTGCAGCGTGCGCGCCGACGCCTGCCTCAATCACCAGTGCCAGCACGGCGGCACGTGCTACACCCACTTCAGCGGGCCCGTGTGCCAGTGCCCGCCGGGCTTCATGGGTCCCAGCTGTGAGTTTCCAGTGCGCCCGACGTTTGAGAGGGCCTACTGGCGCAGCCAATCGTCCTCCCAGTCGTCGTCGTCAGGGCTGTCCCCTGCAGCGCTGGCCGCCACTGTCATCCTGGGCATCATAGCGTTCGGCTTGGCCGTCTGCGCCGTGATACTTCACCGCCGCAAGCGCACCAAGCAGATCAAGCGGCAGCAGCTGTGCGACTCGGTCTTCAACGACCTGGAGTCGGACAGCTCCAACAACTACGGCTCGCCGTACCCGGACGAGAGGGGCAACTTCCTGGGACACGGCTGCGGCGGCGGCAGTGGAGGTCTGGGACTGGGCGGGGGTAGCCCCGTGAAGGTCAGTAACAACCGCATGAGCATGCCCTACCTCCCGTCCGTGGCCGACAGGGTGAGCCCCGACTTTGTGTGGAGCAGTGGAATGGGCCTGAGATGA